A region of Ornithorhynchus anatinus isolate Pmale09 chromosome 5, mOrnAna1.pri.v4, whole genome shotgun sequence DNA encodes the following proteins:
- the SLC51B gene encoding organic solute transporter subunit beta: MPLGPTPASGRSPEELEQLWWYYRTEDPTPWNYSMLVLSCLVLVLGLSLLGTNIRNKRIRKTRAREKQLAEAYSQSCSKPLKDSEDLNSIKDGFLSEEPTAGQTIELKERQFTDVKEESTEADV; the protein is encoded by the exons ATGCCGCTCGGGCCTACCCCTGCTTCGGGCCGCTCTCCGGAAGAGTTGGAACAGTTGTGGTGGTATTACAGGACGGAGGATC CCACCCCGTGGAATTACTCAATGCTGGTCCTCTCCTGTTTGGTTTTGGTGTTGGGACTCTCTCTCCTGGGAACTAACATCAGGAAcaaaag AATTCGGAAGACACGGGCAAGAGAGAAACAACTGGCCGAGGCGTATTCCCAGAGCTGCTCTAAGCCTTTGAAGGACAGCGAAGacttaaatagcataaaagaCGGTTTCCTTTCAGAAGAGCCCACGGCGGGCCAGACGATTGAGTTGAAGGAGAGACAGTTTACCGATGTTAAAGAGGAATCAACAGAAGCGGATGTCTAG